The following are from one region of the Nocardioides marmotae genome:
- a CDS encoding hydroxylase — MSNPVLDRVVELADLLEQDGPVSEELGRVSDPVAAALREAGVIRMLQPQDFGGHEAHPTDFMRTCYEIGQHHGAAGWIAGVVGVHPHELAQGTRQLQEELWAEDPDTWIASPYAPIGRARPVEGGYIFNGRWPFSSGTDHCQWVMIGGLITDQEGNVADREPIHFVLPRSDYTIDHDSWDVMGLRGTGSKDIVVKDAFVPEHRLIRTNPVTDGSAELPEVRDIPLYRMPRNVVFSGAITTATIALAQGTLASYVAWTRQRSSRFGSASTDPFQLSELGPAAADIDASIGHVLHDMDRAFDIVSSGRLLTLSERAEIRRNQVAASHRAAEAADRIFKVSGGSQLHAKNPMQRMWRDCQSALHHVQNYAGPLFQAYGMDHFGGQMPAAVKV; from the coding sequence ATGAGCAACCCCGTGCTGGACCGCGTCGTCGAGCTGGCCGACCTGCTGGAGCAGGACGGCCCGGTCTCCGAGGAGCTGGGGCGCGTCAGCGACCCCGTGGCTGCCGCGCTGCGTGAGGCGGGCGTCATCCGGATGCTGCAGCCCCAGGACTTCGGCGGCCACGAGGCGCACCCGACCGACTTCATGCGCACCTGCTACGAGATCGGCCAGCACCACGGCGCGGCGGGCTGGATCGCCGGCGTCGTCGGCGTGCACCCCCACGAGCTCGCGCAGGGCACCCGCCAGCTCCAGGAGGAGCTGTGGGCCGAGGACCCCGACACCTGGATCGCCTCGCCGTACGCCCCGATCGGGCGGGCGCGGCCGGTCGAGGGTGGCTACATCTTCAACGGCCGCTGGCCCTTCTCCTCCGGCACCGACCACTGCCAGTGGGTGATGATCGGCGGCCTGATCACCGACCAGGAGGGCAACGTCGCCGACCGGGAGCCGATCCACTTCGTGCTGCCGCGCAGCGACTACACGATCGACCACGACTCCTGGGACGTCATGGGCCTGCGGGGCACCGGCTCCAAGGACATCGTGGTCAAGGACGCCTTCGTCCCCGAGCACCGGCTGATCCGCACCAACCCGGTCACCGACGGCAGCGCCGAGCTGCCGGAGGTGCGGGACATCCCGCTGTACCGGATGCCCCGGAACGTGGTGTTCTCCGGCGCGATCACGACCGCCACGATCGCGCTCGCCCAGGGCACGCTCGCGTCGTACGTCGCGTGGACGCGGCAGCGCAGCAGCCGCTTCGGCTCGGCCAGCACCGACCCGTTCCAGCTCTCCGAGCTCGGTCCCGCGGCCGCCGACATCGACGCCAGCATCGGCCACGTCCTCCACGACATGGACCGCGCCTTCGACATCGTCTCCTCCGGGCGGCTGCTGACGCTCTCCGAGCGCGCCGAGATCCGCCGCAACCAGGTCGCGGCCTCGCACCGCGCCGCGGAGGCCGCGGACCGGATCTTCAAGGTCAGCGGCGGGTCGCAGCTGCACGCGAAGAACCCCATGCAGCGGATGTGGCGCGACTGCCAGAGCGCGCTGCACCACGTGCAGAACTACGCCGGCCCGCTGTTCCAGGCCTACGGCATGGACCACTTCGGTGGCCAGATGCCCGCGGCGGTGAAGGTCTGA
- a CDS encoding alpha/beta fold hydrolase, whose translation MAIAGQPGAPTREATSRSLTIDGARLHYHEAGTGPDVLLCIHGGAPGASGWGNFGTNLAGLSQHARVLVVDLPGYGGSDPIELRGGKYAPYADVFARMLGELGIERATVVGLATGGAVAMAMALRHPEVVDRLVLVSSAGGVPLFSPTPSEGQRAIRSYYAGSGPSREKMRDYLRLMMHDPALVTDELVEERYAESVAGGEGRRAGAESAGVPAEPLWQQLGEIAVPTLILWGTENRVQGFDNALYLLRQIPDAELHLFKRTGLWVPYERGPEFERQLLAFLDRTSAGSEPA comes from the coding sequence ATGGCCATCGCGGGCCAGCCCGGCGCGCCCACCCGGGAGGCCACCTCCCGCTCGCTCACCATCGACGGCGCCCGCCTCCACTACCACGAGGCGGGCACCGGCCCGGACGTGCTGCTGTGCATCCACGGCGGCGCACCCGGGGCCTCGGGCTGGGGCAACTTCGGCACCAACCTCGCCGGGTTGTCCCAGCACGCCCGGGTCCTCGTCGTCGACCTCCCGGGGTACGGCGGCTCGGACCCGATCGAGCTGCGCGGTGGCAAGTACGCGCCGTACGCCGACGTCTTCGCGCGGATGCTCGGCGAGCTCGGCATCGAGCGGGCCACCGTCGTCGGCCTGGCCACCGGTGGCGCGGTCGCGATGGCGATGGCGCTGCGGCACCCGGAGGTCGTCGACCGGCTGGTGCTGGTCTCCAGCGCCGGCGGGGTGCCGCTGTTCTCCCCGACCCCCTCGGAGGGCCAGCGCGCGATCCGTTCCTACTACGCCGGCTCCGGGCCGTCGCGGGAGAAGATGCGCGACTACCTCCGGCTGATGATGCACGACCCGGCGCTGGTCACCGACGAGCTCGTCGAGGAGCGGTACGCCGAGTCGGTCGCCGGCGGCGAGGGTCGTCGCGCCGGCGCGGAGTCGGCCGGGGTCCCGGCCGAGCCGCTGTGGCAGCAGCTGGGCGAGATCGCCGTCCCGACGCTGATCCTGTGGGGCACCGAGAACCGGGTCCAGGGCTTCGACAACGCCCTCTACCTGCTGCGGCAGATCCCCGACGCCGAGCTGCACCTGTTCAAGCGCACCGGCTTGTGGGTGCCCTACGAGCGCGGCCCGGAGTTCGAGCGCCAGCTGCTCGCCTTCCTCGACCGCACCTCCGCCGGGAGCGAGCCCGCATGA
- a CDS encoding alpha/beta fold hydrolase has translation MSAVPSYTTDPFFGLEDRWLETAPGELTHYHDVGEGAPVLFLHGSGTGVTAAANWWLNLPELSERMRCIAIDSIGYGQTVVAPGTEYGVRAWVQHAVRVLDALGIEKTWLVGNSLGGWLAFQMALDHPERVHGIVSMGTGGAKLTQALAAHANPVLTEEGVRRTLEMFVVDTSLVTDDLVALRYQSALNDTAGDRLAEVVAARDRDREALPLDFDALGRLDLPVLLVHGTDDVVIPVSRTWDLLRTIPGADAHVFGSCGHWSQVERAAEFNRVVGDWLAARLGSAERLPPDGQVAQVAQVGQVGLAGEHPRQ, from the coding sequence ATGAGCGCCGTGCCGTCGTACACGACCGACCCGTTCTTCGGCCTCGAGGACCGCTGGCTGGAGACCGCTCCGGGCGAGCTGACCCACTACCACGACGTGGGCGAGGGCGCCCCGGTGCTGTTCCTGCACGGCTCGGGCACCGGCGTGACCGCGGCCGCGAACTGGTGGCTCAACCTGCCCGAGCTCTCCGAGCGGATGCGCTGCATCGCGATCGACTCGATCGGCTACGGCCAGACCGTGGTCGCGCCCGGCACCGAGTACGGCGTCCGCGCCTGGGTGCAGCACGCCGTCCGCGTCCTCGACGCGCTCGGCATCGAGAAGACCTGGCTGGTCGGCAACTCCCTCGGCGGCTGGCTCGCCTTCCAGATGGCCCTGGACCACCCCGAGCGGGTGCACGGGATCGTCTCGATGGGCACCGGCGGGGCGAAGCTGACCCAGGCGCTGGCCGCCCACGCCAACCCCGTCCTCACCGAGGAGGGGGTGCGCCGCACGCTGGAGATGTTCGTCGTCGACACCTCGCTGGTCACCGACGATCTGGTCGCGCTGCGCTACCAGTCGGCGCTCAACGACACCGCGGGCGACCGGCTCGCCGAGGTGGTCGCCGCCCGTGACCGCGACCGCGAGGCGCTCCCGCTCGACTTCGACGCCCTCGGCCGGCTCGACCTGCCGGTCCTGCTCGTGCACGGCACCGACGACGTCGTCATCCCGGTCTCGCGCACCTGGGACCTGTTGCGCACGATCCCCGGCGCCGACGCCCACGTGTTCGGCAGCTGTGGCCACTGGTCGCAGGTCGAGCGGGCCGCGGAGTTCAACCGCGTCGTCGGCGACTGGCTGGCCGCCCGGCTCGGCTCGGCTGAGCGCCTACCCCCGGACGGCCAGGTCGCCCAGGTCGCCCAGGTCGGCCAGGTCGGCCTCGCCGGCGAGCACCCGCGCCAGTGA
- a CDS encoding ROK family transcriptional regulator — MTTGPGPSSGTGQLRRANTAVVLQSLRRRGPASRAELAQRTGLAKATVGAIVADLEEAGAVVEEAPAQPARGRPSRPVALRPGAHLGLGLELNVDYVSAVVVDLAGAVLASESRAAGEDRVEVLLALAAELRATHPGPLLGATVAVPALVRDDDRTVAWAPNLPLHGDGLVAHLAAALGCEVRVVNDANCAAYAEAHHGAARGVDHALYLTGTVGIGAGIVVGGQLVQGAAGFAGEVGHMPVGDPTAPCGCGRRGCWEASIGLHAVLEAVGMPELDTPVTTAEAVAARAADDPAARATVERVGRDLGLGLAILSGVLDPAVVVLGGYFVPLGDLVLEPARRVLDARLASEVQVRPELRLGTLGLRAAALGAAEQSLARVLAGEADLADLGDLGDLAVRG, encoded by the coding sequence GTGACCACCGGCCCCGGCCCCAGCAGCGGCACGGGGCAGCTGCGCCGCGCCAACACCGCGGTCGTGCTGCAGTCGCTGCGCCGGCGAGGGCCCGCCTCGCGGGCCGAGCTGGCGCAGCGCACGGGCCTGGCCAAGGCCACCGTCGGGGCGATCGTGGCCGACCTCGAGGAGGCCGGCGCGGTCGTGGAGGAGGCGCCTGCGCAGCCGGCCCGCGGCCGGCCGAGCCGACCGGTCGCGCTGCGCCCCGGCGCCCATCTCGGGCTCGGGCTGGAGCTCAACGTCGACTACGTCTCCGCGGTCGTGGTCGACCTCGCCGGCGCGGTGCTGGCGAGTGAGTCACGCGCGGCCGGGGAGGACCGGGTCGAGGTGCTGCTCGCGCTGGCCGCGGAGCTCCGCGCCACCCACCCCGGGCCGCTGCTCGGCGCGACGGTCGCCGTCCCGGCGCTTGTCCGCGACGACGACCGCACGGTCGCCTGGGCACCCAACCTGCCGCTGCACGGCGACGGGCTGGTCGCGCACCTGGCCGCGGCGCTGGGCTGCGAGGTGCGCGTGGTCAACGACGCCAACTGCGCGGCGTACGCCGAGGCGCACCACGGCGCCGCTCGCGGCGTCGACCACGCCCTCTACCTCACCGGCACGGTCGGCATCGGGGCCGGCATCGTCGTCGGCGGGCAGCTCGTGCAGGGTGCAGCCGGGTTCGCCGGCGAGGTCGGCCACATGCCGGTCGGCGACCCCACCGCCCCGTGCGGCTGCGGCCGGCGCGGCTGTTGGGAGGCCTCGATCGGCCTGCACGCCGTCCTCGAGGCGGTCGGCATGCCCGAGCTCGACACCCCGGTGACCACCGCCGAGGCGGTCGCCGCCCGCGCGGCCGACGACCCGGCCGCCCGCGCCACCGTCGAGCGGGTCGGCCGCGACCTCGGCCTCGGCCTGGCGATCCTCAGCGGCGTGCTCGACCCCGCGGTGGTCGTGCTCGGCGGCTACTTCGTCCCGCTCGGGGACCTGGTCCTCGAGCCGGCCCGGCGGGTGCTCGACGCGCGGCTCGCCTCCGAGGTGCAGGTGCGCCCCGAGCTGCGCCTGGGCACCCTCGGCCTGCGGGCCGCCGCCCTCGGCGCGGCCGAGCAGTCACTGGCGCGGGTGCTCGCCGGCGAGGCCGACCTGGCCGACCTGGGCGACCTGGGCGACCTGGCCGTCCGGGGGTAG
- the xylA gene encoding xylose isomerase — translation MSIEIPTPTPEDKFSFGLWTVGWQGVDPFGSATRPQMDTVHALEKLAELGAYGVNFHDDDVIPFGSDDATRQQIIDRFKKGLADTGLAVTTATTNLFSHPVFKAGGFTNNDRDIRRFAIRKVMRNVDLAAELGAKVYVAWGGREGAEYGASQDTAVALDRMKEAFDLLGQYVVDQGYDLRFAIEPKPNEPRGDILLPTIGHALAFINELERPELVGVNPEIGHEEMAGMNAAAGYAQALWAGKLFHIDLNGQNGPKYDQDLRFGAGNVRGAFWVVDALLAGGYDGPVHFDFKPSRIEDEAGVWVSAAANMRNYLILREKVKAFRADPEVQEALAAAKLPELARPTLGEGEGWQGLLEWELPDPEVLAQQGAAVEHLDQLALEHLYGVR, via the coding sequence ATGAGCATCGAGATCCCCACTCCCACCCCGGAGGACAAGTTCTCCTTCGGCCTCTGGACCGTCGGCTGGCAGGGCGTCGACCCGTTCGGCAGCGCGACCAGGCCGCAGATGGACACCGTGCACGCCCTGGAGAAGCTCGCCGAGCTCGGCGCCTACGGCGTGAACTTCCACGACGACGACGTCATCCCCTTCGGCAGCGACGACGCGACCCGCCAGCAGATCATCGACCGGTTCAAGAAGGGCCTGGCCGACACCGGCCTGGCCGTCACGACCGCGACCACCAACCTGTTCAGCCACCCGGTCTTCAAGGCCGGCGGCTTCACCAACAACGACCGCGACATCCGCCGCTTCGCGATCCGCAAGGTCATGCGCAACGTCGACCTCGCCGCCGAGCTCGGCGCGAAGGTGTACGTCGCGTGGGGCGGCCGCGAGGGCGCGGAGTACGGCGCCTCGCAGGACACCGCCGTCGCGCTGGACCGGATGAAGGAGGCCTTCGACCTGCTCGGGCAGTACGTCGTCGACCAGGGCTACGACCTGCGCTTCGCGATCGAGCCGAAGCCCAACGAGCCGCGCGGCGACATCCTGCTCCCGACGATCGGCCACGCGCTGGCCTTCATCAACGAGCTCGAGCGCCCCGAGCTGGTCGGGGTGAACCCGGAGATCGGCCACGAGGAGATGGCCGGCATGAACGCCGCCGCGGGCTACGCCCAGGCGCTGTGGGCCGGCAAGCTCTTCCACATCGACCTCAACGGCCAGAACGGCCCGAAGTACGACCAGGACCTCCGCTTCGGCGCCGGCAACGTCCGCGGCGCGTTCTGGGTCGTCGACGCCCTGCTGGCCGGCGGCTACGACGGCCCGGTGCACTTCGACTTCAAGCCCTCGCGCATCGAGGACGAGGCCGGCGTGTGGGTCTCGGCCGCGGCCAACATGCGCAACTACCTGATCCTGCGCGAGAAGGTGAAGGCGTTCCGCGCCGACCCCGAGGTCCAGGAGGCGCTCGCGGCCGCCAAGCTGCCCGAGCTCGCCCGGCCCACCCTCGGCGAGGGCGAGGGCTGGCAGGGCCTCCTCGAGTGGGAGCTGCCCGACCCCGAGGTCCTCGCCCAGCAGGGCGCCGCGGTCGAGCACCTCGACCAGCTCGCGCTCGAGCACCTGTACGGCGTCCGCTGA
- the xylB gene encoding xylulokinase produces MTLVLGVDTSTQSTKVLLVDATDGTVVDSRSAPHPPGTEVDPRAWPRAYDEALAGLGPAAEEARAVAIGGQQHGMVALDEGGEPVRDALLWNDTRSASAAAELIGELGGPQACADAIGSVLVASFTSTKLRWLRDAEPENAARVASVLLPHDYLSLHVAAPGTEPFTDRGDASGTGYFATAEGEWRPDLAEAALGRPFALPRIVEPGTAAGETATGAVLAGGTGDNAAAALGLGLETGDVLISIGTSGVACAVSPVPVADGSGAVAGFADAHDGFLPLVATVNAAQILDLQARWLGVDHAQLADLALAAPAGANGVTLLPYYGGERTPNRPHATGTWAGLTSRTTREDLARAAFEALLCSLADAVDHLVAAMGQHPRRILMVGGATRSPAVRALAPAVLGQPVVLPPPGEYVALGAARQATWALAGTDAPPTWPLPGTRLLEADPTPHVREAYAALRDRS; encoded by the coding sequence GTGACCCTCGTCCTCGGCGTCGACACCTCGACCCAGTCCACCAAGGTGCTGCTGGTCGACGCCACCGACGGCACGGTCGTCGACAGCCGCTCGGCCCCCCACCCGCCCGGCACCGAGGTCGACCCGCGCGCCTGGCCCCGGGCCTACGACGAGGCGCTCGCCGGCCTCGGTCCCGCGGCCGAGGAGGCGCGAGCGGTCGCGATCGGCGGCCAGCAGCACGGCATGGTCGCCCTCGACGAGGGCGGCGAGCCGGTCCGCGACGCGTTGCTGTGGAACGACACCCGCTCCGCCTCGGCCGCGGCCGAGCTGATCGGCGAGCTGGGGGGCCCGCAGGCCTGCGCCGACGCGATCGGCAGCGTCCTGGTCGCGTCCTTCACCTCCACCAAGCTCCGCTGGCTGCGCGACGCCGAGCCGGAGAACGCCGCGCGCGTGGCCAGCGTCCTGCTCCCCCACGACTACCTCTCGCTGCACGTCGCCGCCCCCGGGACCGAGCCGTTCACCGACCGCGGCGACGCCTCCGGCACCGGCTACTTCGCCACCGCCGAGGGTGAGTGGCGCCCCGACCTCGCCGAGGCCGCGCTCGGCCGCCCCTTCGCGCTGCCCCGCATCGTCGAGCCCGGCACGGCAGCCGGCGAGACCGCGACCGGCGCCGTGCTGGCCGGCGGCACCGGCGACAACGCCGCCGCCGCGCTCGGCCTCGGCCTCGAGACCGGTGACGTGCTCATCTCGATCGGCACGTCCGGCGTGGCCTGCGCGGTCAGCCCGGTGCCCGTGGCCGACGGCAGTGGTGCGGTGGCCGGGTTCGCCGACGCCCACGACGGCTTCCTCCCCCTCGTCGCGACCGTCAACGCCGCGCAGATCCTGGACCTCCAGGCCCGATGGCTCGGCGTCGACCACGCCCAGCTCGCCGACCTCGCCCTCGCGGCGCCGGCCGGCGCGAACGGCGTCACGCTGCTGCCCTACTACGGCGGCGAGCGCACCCCCAACCGCCCCCACGCCACTGGCACCTGGGCCGGCCTGACGTCGCGCACCACCCGCGAGGACCTCGCCCGCGCCGCCTTCGAGGCGCTGCTGTGCTCGCTGGCCGACGCCGTCGACCACCTCGTCGCCGCCATGGGCCAGCACCCCCGCCGCATCCTCATGGTCGGCGGCGCCACCCGCTCGCCCGCCGTCCGCGCGCTCGCCCCGGCCGTCCTGGGGCAGCCGGTCGTCCTCCCCCCGCCGGGGGAGTACGTCGCCCTCGGCGCCGCCCGCCAGGCCACCTGGGCCCTCGCCGGCACCGACGCGCCGCCGACCTGGCCGCTGCCGGGCACCCGGCTGCTCGAGGCCGACCCCACCCCCCACGTCCGCGAGGCCTACGCCGCCCTGCGCGACCGCTCCTGA
- a CDS encoding aldose epimerase family protein produces MTDHVPPPDTEQVLDLGSDDLRVQLALLGARLHRLRTRDAEGSWRDVALGMPRVADNLDDDAYLGATVGRYANRIGRGELEVDGTTYALPTNDRGHTLHGGPDGFDRRTWTVVEATGSAAELELVSPDGDQGFPGTVTARARFEVAGRTLRTSYAATTDAPTVVSLTSHAYYRLGGETVADHELTLHADAYLPVVDGVPTGEVAEVAGTRFDLRAGGPPGDLDHPFVVRGSETGWAPGGPLREVARLRGHGLRLTVRADQPGVQVYTGGAFSGRHHPPFAGVAIEPQLHPDSPHHEGEPGWPSAVLRPGETYRWTQEVSVEIDPAGPR; encoded by the coding sequence GTGACCGACCACGTGCCCCCGCCCGACACCGAGCAGGTCCTCGACCTCGGCAGCGACGACCTGCGCGTGCAGCTGGCGCTGCTCGGCGCCCGCCTGCACCGGCTGCGCACCCGCGACGCCGAGGGGTCGTGGCGCGACGTGGCGCTCGGGATGCCGCGGGTGGCCGACAACCTCGACGACGACGCCTACCTCGGGGCCACGGTGGGCCGGTACGCCAACCGGATCGGGCGCGGGGAGCTCGAGGTCGACGGCACGACGTACGCCTTGCCGACCAACGATCGCGGCCACACCCTGCACGGCGGGCCCGACGGCTTCGACAGGCGCACGTGGACGGTGGTGGAGGCGACCGGGTCGGCCGCCGAGCTGGAGCTGGTGAGCCCCGACGGCGACCAGGGCTTCCCGGGGACGGTGACGGCCCGGGCGAGGTTCGAGGTCGCGGGCCGCACGCTGCGGACGTCGTACGCCGCGACGACGGACGCGCCGACCGTGGTCTCCCTGACCAGCCACGCCTACTACCGCTTGGGCGGGGAGACCGTGGCCGACCACGAGCTCACGCTGCACGCCGACGCCTACCTCCCGGTGGTGGACGGCGTGCCGACGGGCGAGGTCGCGGAGGTGGCGGGCACCCGTTTCGACCTGCGCGCGGGCGGACCGCCGGGCGACCTCGACCACCCGTTCGTGGTGCGCGGGTCCGAGACGGGCTGGGCGCCGGGCGGGCCGCTGCGGGAGGTGGCGCGGCTGCGCGGCCACGGCCTGCGGCTGACGGTCCGCGCGGACCAGCCCGGGGTGCAGGTGTACACCGGCGGCGCGTTCAGCGGCCGCCACCACCCGCCGTTCGCCGGCGTCGCGATCGAGCCGCAGCTGCACCCCGACAGCCCGCACCACGAGGGCGAGCCGGGCTGGCCCTCGGCGGTGCTGCGCCCCGGCGAGACCTACCGGTGGACCCAGGAGGTGAGCGTCGAGATCGATCCCGCCGGACCCCGTTGA
- a CDS encoding HNH endonuclease signature motif containing protein, producing the protein MALIATLEHPLDTPADVLSLARAKQRAANAAEAELLEAAVHWCVLHPAESLDEAATWSVFRGFGDKPVCLAGEGAPFVTEFAVVEFAAGLGKSEDAGRAYLAEALELRYRLPKLWAKVTSLDLPAWKARSLARRTLHLPKKGAAFVDTHLAPVASTIGPAALERLLEEALVRFDPDEAQRVATERAEARHVTIQSRQVSFDGHVDVWATLDLADALDLDDALTKGAARLEALGCTDTLDARRSVALGDMARRQMQLEFGTDPKPLVVHVHQRPDGTLDDITRVENVRGFVLTAQLADWCTRAARGQASIIVKRVIDLNSRIHVEAYEVPDRLSAQTRLRDLHCVFPWCTRPAHATRRIDDDHVIPHARGGPTATENIAPLCRRHHRAKTHAGWHQQSPSPGTFKWRSPTGLMYRVDHRGTHDLGPEPPPALEPPPT; encoded by the coding sequence ATGGCCTTGATCGCGACGCTCGAGCACCCGCTGGACACCCCAGCCGACGTGCTGAGCCTCGCTCGCGCCAAGCAGCGCGCGGCGAACGCGGCCGAGGCCGAGCTCCTCGAAGCCGCGGTTCACTGGTGCGTGCTCCACCCGGCCGAGTCGCTCGACGAGGCGGCCACCTGGTCGGTGTTCCGGGGGTTCGGTGACAAGCCGGTCTGCCTGGCGGGTGAGGGTGCGCCGTTCGTGACGGAGTTCGCGGTGGTCGAGTTCGCCGCCGGCCTGGGGAAGTCCGAGGACGCCGGCCGCGCCTATCTCGCCGAGGCGCTCGAGCTGCGCTACCGCCTCCCGAAGCTGTGGGCCAAGGTGACCTCGCTCGATCTGCCCGCGTGGAAGGCCCGGTCGCTCGCGCGGCGGACCCTGCACCTGCCGAAGAAGGGCGCAGCCTTCGTCGACACCCACCTCGCACCCGTGGCTTCGACGATCGGGCCGGCTGCGTTGGAGCGGTTGCTGGAGGAAGCGCTGGTCCGGTTCGACCCCGACGAAGCCCAGCGGGTCGCCACCGAACGGGCCGAGGCTCGCCACGTGACGATCCAGTCGCGGCAGGTGTCCTTCGACGGACACGTCGACGTGTGGGCCACCCTCGACCTGGCCGACGCGCTCGACCTCGACGACGCCCTGACGAAGGGCGCGGCGAGGCTGGAGGCGCTGGGGTGCACCGACACCCTGGATGCCCGCCGGTCCGTGGCGCTGGGTGACATGGCGCGGCGGCAGATGCAGCTGGAGTTCGGCACCGATCCCAAGCCGCTGGTCGTGCACGTGCACCAGCGTCCCGACGGGACTCTGGACGACATCACGCGCGTCGAGAACGTCCGCGGGTTCGTGCTCACCGCCCAGCTCGCAGACTGGTGCACCCGCGCCGCCCGAGGACAGGCCTCGATCATCGTGAAGCGGGTCATCGACCTCAACAGCCGGATCCACGTCGAGGCGTACGAGGTCCCCGACCGCCTCTCGGCCCAGACCCGGCTGAGGGACCTGCACTGCGTGTTCCCCTGGTGCACCCGCCCCGCCCACGCGACCCGCCGGATCGACGACGACCACGTCATCCCGCACGCCAGGGGCGGACCGACAGCCACCGAGAACATCGCCCCACTCTGCAGACGCCACCACCGCGCCAAGACCCACGCCGGCTGGCACCAACAATCACCATCGCCAGGCACTTTCAAGTGGCGAAGCCCCACCGGACTGATGTACCGGGTCGACCACCGCGGCACCCACGACCTCGGCCCCGAACCACCACCGGCGCTCGAGCCGCCCCCGACATAG
- a CDS encoding kynureninase: MSAGAGPAGAAAAARPTSAELDARDPLAAYRSRFVGADDPAVVAYLDGNSLGRPVATVPARLAGFVEGAWGDRLIRSWGESWMDEPTRVGDRLGRVVLGAGPGQVVVGDSTSVLLYKLLRAAAAARPGRREVVVDRDNFPTDRYLVEGVAAECGLTVRWIEADPDGGVTVEDLAPALGPDTAFVLLSHVAFRSAHVADGAALTALVHDAGALVVWDLSHSAGSVEVALDAWGADLAVGCTYKYLNGGPGSPAFAYVRADLLPDLQQPLWGWMGHADPFAMGPGYEPAPGIRRLLTGTPPVLAMQPLQAMLDLLEEAGLPAVRAKGMALTEHAVALADERLAAYGVRLASPRDPAARGAHVMLEHPAFREVTALLWERGVVPDFRPPAGLRVGLSPLSTSFAEVERGVDAIAAALADVSSS; this comes from the coding sequence GTGAGCGCGGGGGCCGGGCCGGCTGGGGCAGCCGCGGCGGCCCGGCCGACGTCGGCCGAGCTCGACGCGCGCGACCCGCTGGCGGCGTACCGATCCCGATTCGTCGGCGCCGACGACCCCGCCGTCGTGGCCTACCTCGACGGGAACTCCCTGGGCCGGCCGGTGGCGACCGTGCCCGCGCGGCTGGCCGGGTTCGTCGAGGGCGCCTGGGGCGACCGGCTGATCCGCAGCTGGGGTGAGTCGTGGATGGACGAGCCGACGCGGGTCGGCGACCGGCTCGGCCGGGTCGTCCTCGGCGCCGGCCCGGGCCAGGTGGTGGTCGGCGACTCCACCTCGGTGCTGCTCTACAAGCTGCTGCGCGCCGCGGCCGCCGCGCGACCGGGGCGGCGCGAGGTGGTCGTCGACCGGGACAACTTCCCCACCGACCGCTACCTCGTCGAGGGCGTCGCCGCCGAGTGCGGGCTGACCGTGCGCTGGATCGAGGCCGACCCCGACGGTGGGGTCACCGTCGAGGACCTGGCGCCGGCGCTGGGCCCGGACACGGCGTTCGTGCTGCTCAGCCATGTCGCCTTCCGCTCCGCGCACGTCGCGGACGGCGCCGCGCTGACCGCGCTCGTCCACGACGCGGGCGCGCTGGTCGTCTGGGACCTCAGCCACTCCGCCGGCTCGGTCGAGGTCGCGCTCGACGCGTGGGGCGCCGACCTCGCCGTCGGCTGCACCTACAAGTACCTCAACGGCGGGCCCGGCTCCCCCGCCTTCGCCTACGTCCGCGCCGACCTGCTGCCCGACCTGCAGCAGCCGCTGTGGGGGTGGATGGGCCACGCCGACCCGTTCGCGATGGGGCCGGGCTACGAGCCCGCGCCGGGCATCCGCCGGCTGCTCACCGGCACCCCGCCGGTGCTCGCGATGCAGCCGCTGCAGGCGATGCTCGACCTGCTCGAGGAGGCCGGCCTGCCGGCGGTCCGCGCGAAGGGGATGGCGCTGACCGAGCACGCCGTCGCGCTCGCCGACGAGCGGCTGGCGGCGTACGGCGTCCGGCTGGCCAGCCCGCGCGACCCCGCCGCGCGCGGGGCGCACGTGATGCTCGAGCACCCGGCGTTCCGCGAGGTCACCGCCCTGCTGTGGGAGCGGGGCGTCGTGCCCGACTTCCGACCGCCGGCCGGGCTGCGCGTCGGGCTCTCGCCGCTGAGCACGAGCTTCGCCGAGGTCGAGCGCGGTGTCGACGCGATCGCCGCGGCGCTCGCGGACGTCAGCTCGTCCTGA